From a single Beijerinckia sp. 28-YEA-48 genomic region:
- a CDS encoding isochorismatase family cysteine hydrolase, translating to MHDVKIRQEIIDRLMARRGRVSWFDSLNPARTALVVIDMQNTFCEPGSPAEVPVSRNIVPNVNVLTDSLRERGVQIIWVLHANAHFSEKSDWNLFFNHVVADNVRERTIESLAPERQSVWQDLTTSKQDIVVIKNRYSALIAGSSNLEQILRNLGIDTVLIAGTKTNVCCEATARDAMMLDFKVVMVSDCCAALSDDEHRATLETIIQQFGDVLETQDVLELLDRAGVSNTPLA from the coding sequence ATGCACGATGTAAAGATTCGACAAGAAATTATTGACCGCTTGATGGCACGCCGAGGTCGCGTGAGCTGGTTCGATTCCCTGAATCCGGCACGGACTGCATTGGTGGTCATCGATATGCAGAATACCTTCTGCGAACCCGGATCACCAGCCGAAGTTCCGGTCTCCAGAAATATTGTTCCCAACGTCAATGTCCTGACGGACAGCCTGCGTGAACGGGGCGTTCAGATCATCTGGGTCCTGCATGCCAACGCTCATTTCAGCGAGAAAAGCGACTGGAATCTCTTTTTCAATCATGTTGTCGCCGACAATGTTCGTGAACGCACGATCGAGAGCCTGGCGCCGGAGCGACAGAGTGTGTGGCAGGATCTTACAACCTCGAAGCAGGATATCGTGGTTATCAAGAACCGTTACAGCGCTCTCATTGCCGGCTCGTCAAATCTCGAACAGATTCTCCGCAATCTTGGCATAGACACCGTTCTGATTGCCGGAACTAAAACCAATGTATGTTGTGAAGCAACCGCGCGAGACGCGATGATGCTGGATTTCAAGGTTGTCATGGTTTCCGATTGTTGCGCCGCCCTTTCCGACGATGAACATAGAGCGACTTTGGAGACCATCATTCAACAATTCGGTGACGTTCTCGAAACGCAGGACGTTCTGGAACTTCTGGATCGCGCCGGGGTCTCGAATACGCCGCTGGCTTAA
- a CDS encoding ABC transporter substrate-binding protein has protein sequence MRMPRFLAAVLSIAFLMGKAPIVQGADLPKIRIGWIAAPTNLAPILFAKAGIAQHLGKTYELEPIRFNGSPPMITALYAGELDIALLAYSSFALAVENAKMEDLRAFADDIQGNIPGYFADGFLVRKDSPLKTIEDLKGKVLATNGVGGAVDIALRVALRSHKMEDKRDVTIIEAPLPSMKAMLLERKVDLIPAVVPFAYDPELMQNSRMLFARGDSMGPEQTLLWAARASFLQKNRSAMVDFMEDVLRARDFYLDPKNHQEAVDIVVAFTKQPRVFFDSWVFTSKDNYRDPNALPNLEAMQSNIDKQKELGFIRRAIDVKKYSDLTITLEAGARLRKQ, from the coding sequence ATGCGTATGCCTCGTTTTTTGGCGGCTGTTTTATCTATCGCCTTTCTGATGGGCAAGGCACCAATCGTTCAGGGCGCCGACCTGCCCAAGATCCGTATTGGCTGGATCGCCGCTCCAACCAATTTGGCGCCAATTTTGTTTGCCAAGGCGGGTATCGCACAGCATTTAGGGAAGACCTATGAGCTGGAGCCGATACGGTTCAATGGCAGCCCTCCGATGATTACGGCCTTGTATGCGGGCGAGTTGGATATCGCGCTGCTGGCCTATTCATCGTTCGCTCTGGCCGTTGAGAATGCCAAGATGGAAGACCTTCGCGCTTTCGCCGACGACATTCAGGGCAATATACCGGGCTATTTTGCGGATGGGTTTCTTGTGCGCAAAGACAGCCCGTTGAAAACGATTGAGGACTTAAAAGGCAAAGTCCTCGCGACCAATGGGGTCGGAGGTGCGGTGGACATTGCGTTGCGCGTCGCGTTGCGAAGCCACAAGATGGAGGACAAGCGTGACGTCACCATCATCGAAGCGCCTCTCCCAAGTATGAAGGCGATGCTTTTGGAGCGCAAAGTCGATCTGATACCGGCGGTGGTTCCGTTCGCCTATGATCCGGAACTGATGCAAAATTCCCGTATGCTTTTCGCGCGTGGCGACAGTATGGGCCCCGAGCAGACGCTATTGTGGGCAGCGCGTGCGAGCTTTTTGCAAAAGAATCGTTCCGCCATGGTCGACTTCATGGAGGACGTGTTGCGTGCACGAGATTTCTATCTCGATCCCAAAAACCACCAAGAAGCCGTCGATATCGTCGTCGCATTTACCAAGCAACCGCGAGTGTTCTTCGATAGCTGGGTCTTTACGAGCAAGGATAACTATCGAGATCCAAACGCTCTACCCAACCTTGAGGCGATGCAATCCAATATCGATAAGCAGAAAGAATTGGGGTTTATCCGGCGCGCGATAGATGTGAAAAAATACTCTGACTTGACTATCACCTTGGAAGCCGGCGCGCGGCTAAGGAAGCAATAG
- a CDS encoding amidohydrolase family protein: MAIAYVNGQVIDGRGNAYQGYVIVDGDKVAEIGRSDLPSFGGDVELRDLTSKSILPGLIDCHVHLRNDGVADPRAQAAADSDAVATLRSARNARRTLDAGITTIRDCGSRGGIDYALRAASQQGLCPTPRLVLSGMMICMTGGHGWSLGYEADGPDGLRRAARAMIKAGADNVKLIASGGILSPGTDIGAPQFTIEEMRAAVEEAHAAGKICCAHAHGATAIKNATKAGVDSIEHGYLIDDEGIQLMLDRGTYLVATSAAVRNVVKHGTAAGIRPDVVRKAQEAIERHVDGFKRAYKAGVKLAMGTDTGVPFTDHGNNLDEIVYLEEMGLTPMEALTAATFDAAKLLKMSDRIGSLEVGKLADYVVVDGDPLADTKILQDRNRILTVAVGGKVLVDRAPTKR; encoded by the coding sequence ATGGCGATCGCGTATGTAAATGGCCAGGTGATCGATGGTCGTGGCAATGCTTATCAAGGATATGTGATTGTCGATGGCGACAAGGTCGCCGAAATTGGTCGCAGTGATTTACCCTCTTTCGGTGGTGATGTTGAGCTGCGAGACCTGACTTCGAAGTCAATTCTACCTGGCCTCATCGACTGCCACGTTCATCTGCGTAATGATGGGGTCGCCGACCCGCGAGCACAGGCTGCGGCGGATTCGGATGCGGTCGCCACTCTACGCTCCGCTCGCAATGCGCGCCGCACATTGGATGCGGGAATTACGACAATCCGCGATTGTGGGTCGCGCGGCGGCATCGACTATGCTTTACGGGCTGCGTCGCAGCAGGGCCTGTGTCCCACCCCGAGGCTCGTTTTGAGCGGTATGATGATCTGTATGACCGGCGGACATGGCTGGTCGCTCGGCTATGAGGCTGACGGCCCGGATGGATTGCGCCGGGCGGCGCGCGCCATGATCAAGGCTGGTGCCGATAATGTTAAATTGATCGCGAGCGGTGGCATCCTCTCGCCGGGCACCGATATTGGAGCCCCACAATTCACGATCGAAGAGATGCGAGCCGCCGTTGAGGAGGCGCATGCCGCCGGTAAGATCTGCTGCGCACATGCCCACGGCGCAACGGCCATCAAGAATGCGACCAAAGCCGGGGTCGATTCGATCGAACACGGCTACTTGATTGATGACGAGGGCATTCAACTGATGCTCGATCGAGGAACCTATCTGGTCGCGACATCGGCGGCGGTGCGCAATGTCGTTAAACACGGCACAGCCGCGGGCATTCGTCCCGATGTGGTGCGCAAGGCGCAGGAGGCGATCGAACGGCATGTGGATGGCTTTAAACGCGCATACAAGGCAGGCGTGAAGTTGGCGATGGGCACCGATACCGGCGTCCCATTCACAGATCATGGCAACAACCTCGACGAGATCGTTTATCTGGAGGAAATGGGTTTGACGCCCATGGAGGCTTTGACGGCGGCGACCTTCGATGCCGCCAAGCTTCTAAAAATGTCGGACCGCATCGGGAGTCTCGAGGTCGGGAAGCTCGCCGATTATGTCGTGGTCGACGGCGACCCTCTCGCTGACACCAAGATCCTGCAGGATAGGAACCGCATTCTGACTGTTGCCGTCGGCGGCAAGGTCCTGGTCGATCGCGCCCCGACCAAGCGTTGA
- a CDS encoding asparaginase domain-containing protein, which yields MNDRAKLRIAHLSGAAATIQNTPPLVTSNKARLRHGLPPRLNRDGSLPQFDGLRAQRLAAPAKVYVEQFSAHPLEGDAAELYGPPDGYLGTDGQFRKVRVGSDDKPVYEIELHPDDGLYPLPYMALQADGRAWEEECAYPGAPSSFARQGFFPDGSRGFEEIDRLSLGADGMASQISSRAVVDFYRSAPPAGFTKGLAAHLRTDMGAGDISQEVLGKDFYPYKPYHLASSPTRPVLARETNDMQAIALSGAYDGIIWTQGSPQIEETAYWFNLLIDTTLPICGCAAQRPQGQISADGPKNLLDAVEFISSRAWADDQGRNRFGVVLAQDQQFFAAREVAKVDARPGGFNATGGHGGIIGQVTHRGRIHLTYLPVYKHTYTSELRLTKLPSSVKVVRRGVAGIDYVDLAIKDSEGRLLADAIPIVSIMKDGSYSGIDFGDDPELEVDLMASINHKLDMGLLAGFVVEGLTPYGITPSQARHKALIRASFCGMPVVKVGRGTPEGFADPHEFQIAASNLTATKARLLLMASLLKLGSLPPARDPDSPTVTEIEALKVAVAKYQAIFESH from the coding sequence ATGAACGATAGAGCCAAACTCCGTATCGCTCATCTGTCTGGTGCGGCTGCGACGATCCAGAATACCCCGCCGCTTGTCACATCCAATAAAGCGCGCCTGAGGCATGGTCTGCCGCCTCGATTGAACCGAGACGGCAGCCTCCCACAGTTTGATGGATTGCGCGCGCAACGGTTGGCGGCTCCGGCCAAGGTTTATGTGGAACAGTTTTCCGCGCATCCTCTGGAAGGTGATGCTGCGGAACTCTACGGGCCGCCAGATGGCTATCTCGGAACGGACGGTCAGTTCCGCAAAGTCCGGGTTGGGAGCGACGACAAGCCCGTCTACGAAATCGAGCTTCATCCCGACGATGGCTTATATCCTTTGCCATATATGGCGCTACAGGCCGACGGGCGCGCTTGGGAAGAAGAATGTGCCTACCCTGGCGCGCCGAGTAGCTTTGCTCGCCAAGGCTTCTTTCCGGACGGATCGAGAGGTTTTGAAGAGATTGATCGTTTGTCCCTTGGGGCAGATGGCATGGCGAGCCAGATTTCCTCCCGCGCCGTTGTTGATTTCTATCGAAGCGCCCCCCCTGCCGGTTTCACCAAGGGGCTGGCTGCGCATCTACGTACCGATATGGGTGCGGGTGACATTTCACAAGAAGTTCTCGGAAAAGACTTCTATCCCTATAAGCCTTACCACTTGGCCTCCAGTCCCACACGTCCAGTGTTGGCTCGAGAAACCAATGATATGCAAGCCATTGCACTGAGCGGTGCGTATGATGGCATAATATGGACGCAAGGTAGCCCGCAGATCGAGGAAACTGCATACTGGTTCAACCTTCTGATTGATACCACTTTGCCCATATGCGGTTGCGCTGCGCAGCGGCCTCAAGGCCAAATCAGTGCCGATGGCCCTAAAAATCTTCTCGATGCGGTGGAGTTTATCTCTTCGCGGGCTTGGGCCGATGATCAAGGACGCAATCGCTTTGGGGTTGTTCTCGCTCAGGATCAGCAATTCTTCGCGGCCCGAGAGGTGGCCAAAGTGGATGCACGTCCGGGAGGGTTTAATGCGACGGGTGGGCATGGGGGCATCATTGGGCAGGTGACCCATCGTGGTCGAATCCACCTCACCTATCTACCCGTTTACAAACACACATATACGTCCGAGCTGAGACTCACCAAACTGCCCAGTTCGGTCAAAGTTGTTCGTCGAGGGGTGGCTGGCATCGATTACGTCGATCTTGCAATTAAAGATTCTGAGGGGCGGCTGCTTGCGGATGCCATTCCTATCGTCTCGATCATGAAGGATGGGAGTTACTCGGGTATCGATTTCGGCGATGATCCTGAGCTTGAGGTCGATCTGATGGCCTCCATCAACCACAAGCTTGATATGGGGCTTCTCGCTGGCTTTGTGGTTGAAGGACTTACACCCTACGGAATAACACCCTCGCAGGCGCGGCATAAAGCACTGATACGGGCCTCATTCTGCGGCATGCCAGTTGTCAAAGTCGGGCGTGGAACTCCAGAAGGTTTTGCCGACCCGCACGAGTTTCAAATAGCGGCGTCGAATCTGACGGCCACGAAAGCGCGGCTTCTTTTGATGGCGAGCCTTCTGAAGCTCGGCAGCTTACCGCCGGCTCGCGATCCCGATTCTCCAACTGTCACGGAAATTGAGGCGTTGAAAGTCGCGGTTGCAAAATATCAGGCAATCTTTGAATCACATTGA
- a CDS encoding XRE family transcriptional regulator — translation MPKPKKKLPQSKYVVETVGKRLKQLRTERGMTLTQLADMSGVPASTISKIENQLLRPSLVNAINLAMALEENLGFLVERYRKRPEPVVVIRKDGRDTINYSEMNMTLQDLSGNFFPGALESRVGVLDKGAHSGISPMQHEGEELCFVLSGAIRYRIGDQLIDLASGEYIQFKSQIEHSWENTHPGESTVVWVFSDKLSF, via the coding sequence GTGCCTAAGCCCAAGAAAAAGCTTCCCCAGTCCAAGTATGTCGTGGAAACCGTCGGCAAGCGGCTCAAGCAGCTACGCACTGAGCGCGGTATGACGCTCACTCAGCTTGCTGATATGTCTGGCGTACCTGCCAGCACAATCAGCAAGATCGAAAATCAGCTGTTGAGGCCCAGCCTTGTCAACGCGATCAATCTCGCGATGGCGCTTGAGGAGAATCTTGGGTTTCTTGTGGAACGATATCGCAAGCGCCCTGAGCCCGTGGTCGTCATTCGGAAAGATGGACGCGACACCATCAACTATTCCGAAATGAACATGACTCTGCAAGATCTTAGCGGCAACTTCTTTCCCGGCGCTCTGGAATCACGCGTGGGTGTATTGGACAAGGGCGCCCATTCCGGCATCAGCCCAATGCAGCACGAGGGAGAGGAACTCTGCTTCGTTCTCTCCGGCGCAATCCGCTATCGCATTGGCGATCAACTGATCGATTTGGCGAGCGGCGAATATATCCAATTCAAAAGCCAGATTGAGCATTCTTGGGAAAATACGCACCCGGGAGAATCAACCGTGGTGTGGGTGTTTAGCGATAAGCTATCGTTCTAA
- a CDS encoding hydantoinase/oxoprolinase family protein, giving the protein MLDRAQKYLVATDVGGTCTDTVVFAAGEPVHIGKALSTPPNFAAGVLDSIRSACDVMNVSLEELLSQTKLFVHGSTVVDNTVFTRDGSKIGLITTKGFEDTILITRGAYGRWGGLTEDRLKHPVKTSRAAPLVAPDCIVGVGERVDYKGAILLDLDPKEAERAVRFLVEEKGVDAIAVSFLWSFFNSRNEEVLRQAVERVAPGVYCTLSSQVAPTPGEYERTSTTAINAYAGRVTKNYLGDLSRLLTSHRYGGPLMVMQGYGGLLPGVEAAERSIGMLECGPAAGVIGSQALGNLLEQPNVIATDMGGTTFKVSVLQNGEIEYAREPMVDRFHYTQPKIEVVSIGAGGGSIISLEPGTNAPRVGPQSAGSRPGPVCYGLGGGEPTLTDVFMLVGYMDPDTFLRGSMKLDRENARRVFETRIAKPLGMSVEQAAFGVYRVACAQVSDLIREITVERGLDPRDFILHAFGGSCGMIAGVFGPELGVKRIVIPYTASVNCAFGMISADIVHEYSVAKVLPSSASPAEVNALYAPMIDQARKSLAAEGFSPDKMAFDWSIDLRYLRQVHEVTTLVRGVMPMDDHSLERLINDFEALYERKFGKGSAYREAGIEMTMFRLTARGLMERPELAPLPLGSSEARGALMGKRPIYVSLDNDFREADIYDFEKLEPGNVLSGPAVIHTPITTIVVQAQQTARMDGYRNIFLETV; this is encoded by the coding sequence GTGCTTGATCGTGCTCAAAAGTATCTCGTTGCCACTGATGTTGGCGGAACTTGTACGGATACGGTCGTATTTGCTGCGGGTGAGCCTGTTCACATTGGCAAGGCGCTATCAACTCCGCCCAACTTTGCCGCAGGCGTTCTGGATTCGATCCGCTCCGCGTGCGATGTGATGAATGTTTCGCTCGAGGAGCTGCTTTCCCAGACGAAGCTCTTCGTTCATGGCTCGACGGTCGTGGATAATACGGTCTTTACCCGGGATGGGTCCAAGATCGGTCTCATCACCACCAAGGGATTCGAGGATACGATCCTGATCACCCGCGGCGCTTACGGCCGGTGGGGCGGACTGACGGAAGATCGTCTCAAGCATCCGGTGAAAACGAGCCGGGCAGCGCCGCTGGTCGCCCCCGATTGCATTGTCGGGGTGGGCGAACGGGTCGACTACAAAGGCGCTATCCTCCTGGACCTTGATCCGAAGGAGGCCGAACGGGCTGTTCGGTTCCTCGTGGAGGAGAAAGGCGTTGACGCGATCGCCGTGTCATTCCTGTGGTCATTCTTCAATTCGCGGAATGAAGAAGTGCTTCGGCAGGCGGTTGAGCGCGTTGCGCCTGGGGTCTATTGCACCCTGTCCTCTCAGGTTGCGCCGACGCCGGGTGAATACGAACGGACTTCGACGACGGCTATCAATGCCTATGCGGGCAGAGTGACGAAGAATTATCTTGGCGACCTCTCAAGATTGTTGACCTCGCACCGTTACGGCGGCCCTCTGATGGTCATGCAAGGCTATGGCGGACTGCTTCCCGGCGTCGAAGCCGCGGAACGCTCCATCGGCATGCTGGAATGTGGGCCCGCGGCCGGCGTGATTGGTAGCCAGGCGTTGGGCAACCTTCTTGAGCAGCCAAATGTCATCGCGACCGACATGGGGGGGACTACATTCAAAGTGTCGGTCCTTCAGAACGGAGAAATTGAATACGCCCGTGAACCGATGGTCGATCGGTTTCATTATACCCAGCCAAAAATCGAGGTCGTATCTATCGGCGCGGGGGGCGGGTCCATTATTTCTCTTGAGCCGGGAACGAACGCGCCGCGTGTCGGGCCGCAATCGGCCGGTTCCCGTCCGGGGCCTGTGTGTTATGGATTGGGAGGAGGCGAACCGACGCTCACTGATGTTTTCATGCTGGTTGGCTATATGGATCCCGATACGTTCCTGCGTGGGAGCATGAAGCTCGATCGGGAAAATGCCAGGCGGGTCTTTGAAACAAGGATCGCCAAGCCGTTGGGAATGTCGGTGGAGCAGGCGGCGTTTGGCGTGTATCGCGTGGCTTGCGCGCAGGTCTCCGATCTCATCCGCGAAATCACCGTTGAACGTGGCCTCGATCCAAGAGACTTTATCCTCCACGCATTTGGCGGCTCTTGCGGCATGATCGCTGGTGTGTTTGGTCCCGAACTCGGCGTCAAGCGAATCGTCATTCCCTATACGGCTTCGGTCAATTGTGCCTTCGGCATGATCTCCGCCGATATCGTGCACGAATATTCGGTCGCGAAAGTATTGCCTTCGTCTGCATCGCCGGCGGAGGTGAACGCTCTTTACGCGCCTATGATCGATCAGGCTCGCAAGAGCCTTGCCGCGGAAGGTTTCTCTCCCGATAAAATGGCGTTCGATTGGTCGATAGACCTTCGCTACCTCAGACAGGTTCACGAAGTGACCACGCTGGTACGGGGCGTCATGCCGATGGATGATCACTCCCTCGAGCGCCTCATCAACGATTTCGAAGCTCTCTACGAACGCAAATTCGGCAAGGGCTCGGCCTATCGGGAGGCAGGTATCGAGATGACCATGTTCCGGTTGACGGCGCGCGGTCTGATGGAAAGGCCCGAGCTTGCGCCGCTTCCCTTAGGCTCTTCGGAGGCGAGAGGGGCTCTTATGGGTAAACGCCCTATCTATGTCAGCCTCGACAATGATTTCCGGGAGGCGGACATCTACGATTTCGAGAAGCTCGAACCTGGAAATGTTCTGAGCGGCCCGGCCGTCATCCATACCCCGATTACGACAATCGTTGTCCAGGCCCAACAAACGGCCCGGATGGATGGCTACCGCAACATTTTCCTCGAAACGGTTTGA
- a CDS encoding LysR family transcriptional regulator, which produces MAIDHRELAVFLNVARLGSVGAAAAAMALTQPALSRTLRRLEQQLGVSLFIRHSTGMELTTYGRSLLPHAESLANGLRRAVDEIDQLKGASKGVVRIGILPSLAPDHLPIVLPNVLQKLPGVQLQILEGPNHQLIFSLLRGEIDFAIATVSPDFAEDNIRVTSLVQYEMCIVARDDHPLLSKKKIAPADLCLYSWALQEKGGTIWRDFLATFNHLGLEAPTVVVTANSIQTLKTLIMCSDLVTVLPRISIQAEEKNGILRSLPLREAIWHRQLAIFRRTTGPVLPATNFVIAEFRKALASTLPLPKLGHSPDLDTSAADAQSQRGKRIRKT; this is translated from the coding sequence ATGGCTATCGATCATCGCGAACTTGCGGTCTTTTTGAACGTGGCACGGCTTGGCAGCGTTGGCGCTGCCGCTGCGGCAATGGCGTTGACGCAACCCGCACTCAGCAGGACGTTGCGTCGTCTAGAGCAGCAACTTGGCGTGTCTCTATTTATTCGCCACTCCACCGGCATGGAGCTCACGACATACGGTCGATCGTTGCTCCCACACGCAGAATCGCTCGCCAACGGATTGCGCCGCGCGGTTGATGAGATTGATCAGCTCAAAGGCGCGTCGAAGGGGGTGGTCCGGATCGGCATTTTGCCAAGTCTCGCGCCAGATCATTTGCCGATAGTTCTGCCCAATGTTTTGCAGAAACTGCCAGGCGTCCAACTACAAATTCTAGAAGGACCAAACCATCAGCTCATCTTTTCGCTACTGCGCGGCGAGATCGACTTCGCCATCGCGACCGTTTCACCAGATTTCGCCGAGGATAATATTCGGGTCACTTCACTTGTCCAATACGAGATGTGCATCGTCGCGAGAGACGATCATCCGCTCCTTTCCAAGAAAAAGATCGCACCCGCGGATTTGTGCCTTTATTCATGGGCGCTTCAGGAGAAGGGCGGCACCATTTGGCGGGATTTTCTTGCCACCTTCAATCATCTGGGCCTTGAGGCGCCTACCGTCGTCGTGACGGCAAATTCGATACAGACGCTCAAAACTTTGATCATGTGCAGCGATCTCGTGACCGTCCTGCCACGTATTTCGATTCAAGCAGAGGAGAAGAACGGGATACTCCGCTCCCTTCCGCTCCGCGAGGCGATTTGGCACCGACAGCTCGCAATTTTTCGCCGTACCACGGGACCCGTTTTACCGGCTACCAACTTCGTGATAGCCGAATTTCGTAAGGCACTGGCCAGCACGTTGCCATTGCCAAAACTGGGGCATAGTCCGGATCTAGACACGTCCGCAGCTGACGCCCAAAGCCAGCGCGGCAAACGGATTCGAAAGACCTGA
- a CDS encoding hydantoinase B/oxoprolinase family protein, with translation MATATFSSKRFDRELTMDPITFAIIRHRLFRVVEEAVITLKHVSGTAITNEGHDLMVSLYRADGSLLMGGVGFLHHLTSASEACKSIIRRFKDDIEEGDIFLLNDPFTAALHTSDVYLVSPIHHQGRLIAWSACFVHVFDIGAMNPGGFAPDAVDIFSEGFSSPGIKLVSKGQLRQDVWDTILNMVRGPEMVALDLKSMIACNNVARERMLALVDKYGAETVDAASQQLIEQSETRLRARLRELPDGEWQSRQYLDVKGEVFRVFLTMRKLGDTLTFDFTGSSPQSQYSVNCTKWASLGGLFAPLFPLLCYDIVWNEGVIRPITMVAPEGSIVNCTRPAPVSVATVGAIQSVNNAACSAIGKMLAASEKYAEEATAVWHANHFALFMFGQNQHGRLSIGILTETFAGAGGARTFADGVDVGGEIPNPISRMANVETIESTFPIRYLFRRRLLDSGGPGQHRGGAGGEMAIVPHDAPNGGLDYVLSGKGSRFPQSDGLAGGLPGSVNDYVWVKAEGGGNRKPAFEQSLSDLPGKKEPISWGVFPLRGDDALYLRWNGGGGIGDPIDRKPEAVFDDVASGIVSMEAAESVYGVVLKEGVVDAQSTRELRSQRRSQRQASMGV, from the coding sequence ATGGCTACCGCAACATTTTCCTCGAAACGGTTTGACCGGGAGTTGACAATGGATCCCATTACCTTTGCCATCATCCGCCATCGCTTGTTTCGCGTTGTCGAAGAGGCCGTCATCACGCTCAAGCATGTGTCGGGCACGGCCATCACCAATGAGGGACACGATCTGATGGTGTCCCTGTATCGCGCTGACGGCTCGCTGTTGATGGGCGGCGTCGGCTTTCTGCACCATCTGACCAGCGCTTCCGAGGCGTGCAAGTCGATCATCCGGCGCTTCAAGGACGACATTGAAGAAGGCGATATCTTCCTTCTGAACGATCCCTTCACTGCAGCCCTGCATACCTCTGACGTTTATCTTGTCAGCCCCATTCATCATCAAGGCCGCTTGATCGCCTGGAGCGCCTGCTTCGTCCACGTGTTCGACATCGGCGCCATGAATCCAGGTGGGTTCGCGCCAGATGCCGTGGATATATTTTCAGAGGGTTTCAGCAGCCCCGGCATCAAGCTGGTATCAAAAGGCCAGCTTCGGCAGGATGTGTGGGACACGATCTTGAACATGGTTCGAGGACCGGAGATGGTCGCCCTCGACCTGAAATCGATGATTGCCTGCAACAACGTGGCCCGCGAGCGCATGCTGGCGCTTGTCGACAAATATGGTGCGGAAACTGTTGACGCGGCCAGCCAGCAGTTGATCGAACAATCGGAGACGCGGCTCAGAGCGAGGCTGCGGGAGCTGCCTGATGGCGAATGGCAGTCCAGACAGTATCTCGATGTCAAGGGCGAGGTCTTTCGCGTCTTTCTGACGATGCGCAAGCTCGGCGACACCCTGACGTTTGACTTTACAGGATCCTCTCCCCAGTCGCAGTACAGCGTCAACTGCACCAAATGGGCATCCTTGGGCGGACTGTTCGCGCCGTTGTTCCCGCTCCTCTGCTATGACATCGTCTGGAATGAAGGCGTTATTCGCCCCATTACAATGGTTGCCCCCGAAGGTAGCATCGTCAATTGCACGCGTCCGGCTCCCGTCTCCGTGGCAACGGTCGGCGCTATTCAATCCGTCAACAATGCCGCCTGCTCGGCAATCGGCAAAATGCTGGCGGCGAGTGAGAAATACGCGGAAGAGGCGACGGCTGTCTGGCACGCCAATCATTTCGCTCTCTTCATGTTCGGCCAAAATCAGCACGGACGACTATCCATTGGTATTTTGACCGAAACATTTGCTGGCGCTGGCGGCGCCCGAACGTTCGCAGATGGCGTCGATGTCGGCGGAGAAATTCCCAATCCCATTTCTCGCATGGCGAACGTCGAGACGATCGAAAGCACTTTTCCCATTCGATATCTGTTTCGGCGCCGTTTGCTCGATTCTGGTGGACCAGGTCAGCACAGAGGGGGAGCCGGCGGCGAGATGGCCATCGTCCCTCACGATGCGCCGAACGGCGGGTTGGACTATGTCCTCTCCGGCAAAGGCTCGAGATTTCCGCAAAGCGATGGCCTCGCCGGCGGGCTTCCCGGATCGGTCAACGACTATGTCTGGGTCAAGGCGGAAGGAGGTGGCAACCGGAAGCCGGCCTTCGAACAGAGCCTTTCGGACTTGCCAGGCAAAAAGGAGCCGATTTCGTGGGGTGTATTCCCGCTTCGTGGCGATGACGCTCTTTATTTGCGGTGGAATGGCGGCGGCGGCATTGGCGACCCGATCGATAGAAAGCCCGAAGCCGTCTTCGACGACGTCGCCTCGGGGATCGTTTCGATGGAGGCTGCGGAATCCGTCTATGGCGTCGTACTGAAAGAGGGCGTGGTCGATGCGCAATCGACGCGCGAACTGAGAAGCCAGAGACGGTCTCAACGTCAAGCCAGCATGGGTGTGTGA
- a CDS encoding XRE family transcriptional regulator, whose product MARTEFGETQLRKLGERLKTLREARKISLRSLSVESGVSVSMIRDLEAGKSSPSLLNVLALAEALEEPVDRLIAASIEPDKPPEIIRGSLPKRTTKYSAQMGLLVQPRMRSSIHIIPSKSALPEAERPIGVPFFIYVVEGDFEITIGESRVERLSEGDALHVAQEQQTAWANRSTKRAIVLCVVTIAEAAAVS is encoded by the coding sequence GTGGCGCGAACTGAGTTTGGGGAAACACAACTTCGAAAGCTGGGCGAGCGGCTCAAGACGCTGCGCGAAGCGCGAAAGATTTCGCTTCGGAGTTTGTCCGTGGAAAGTGGCGTCAGTGTTTCAATGATCCGCGATCTTGAAGCCGGCAAAAGTAGCCCGAGTCTATTGAACGTTCTGGCGTTGGCTGAAGCGCTCGAAGAGCCTGTTGATCGACTGATTGCGGCGTCGATCGAACCGGATAAGCCACCGGAAATTATTCGAGGGTCTCTGCCGAAACGCACGACGAAGTATAGCGCACAGATGGGACTTCTGGTTCAGCCGCGTATGCGCAGCTCGATTCATATCATTCCATCGAAGAGCGCGCTGCCGGAGGCCGAACGGCCGATCGGCGTGCCATTCTTCATCTATGTGGTCGAAGGGGATTTTGAGATCACGATAGGAGAAAGTCGTGTTGAGCGGCTTTCGGAGGGCGATGCGCTTCACGTGGCGCAAGAACAGCAGACAGCTTGGGCCAATCGATCCACGAAACGCGCCATAGTTCTCTGCGTCGTCACCATTGCTGAAGCTGCTGCGGTATCCTGA